In the genome of Fusarium poae strain DAOMC 252244 chromosome 1, whole genome shotgun sequence, the window TTGTATGTGTGTCGAGGTTTAAGAGGGATGGTCAGTAAACAATAGTAATATGGTGGATAGGGTCGTCAGATTTCTACCCAGGCAATGGATACACTTGGTAGAAAGATCAAGGCAAGGCTGATATGTTAGTTCACGACTAGCATCAAGGTAACCGTGTTATTATCACCATAAAAAGGAATAGGGTGCGAAACTGACTCTAGTTTCAATCCAGTCTTCTCATTGCGAGTCATGTAGAATACCCTTCTGTTTATTTCCTTGTTGTTATTCCATACGCGATTTGTCTGGGTGAATTAGGTAGCATGATCGCAAGTCTAGACAATCACTAGCCATATGAATTCGAAGACCATGCTTGTCTGGGGGTCCTCAATATCCCAAGTCATGAATTCCTCCGCCAAAATGACATCTGGTAGACAGCTCACGAGCCGAATTCTATTGAGCAGGTTCGTTCTTCTTCAAAAAACCCTTAGCTTTATCCCAAAGCTCTGCCTCCATGTCTCTCTCCACTCTCGTACCTCGACTGTTGAGCCAGCCTGCGCCAATATTGCCTACAGCTCCCACCCCATTCGGCTTCTGAGATGCCATAATAGGCCCATTGTTTTCATGGCGCTGCGGGGGGGCAAGATTGACGATACTAGCCTCCTCGAGAGCGAATATTTGTCGTTTCATCTTGACGTCGACAGCGTGTAGTGCAGTAAGAAACGAATCTGTCGCTGAGCGGAAAGCATCCTTTTGGGCGGGGGGGTCCAGTGATGGCTTAGGAGGTTCATATGCTGGGTCATGGGTTTGGTTGGACTCTGGAGTGTGAGGTATTGTGAGTGCGTTGAGGGCTGTGGCAGTGTGCTTCATGAGCTGGACAATTTGTTGATCGACGGCATTAAGCTGTCGGATGTTTTCTTCCACGGTGAAGGGCTCGTTTGCGCGTGCCGTTCCGGCCCCTCCCATGTCAACGTCGCTTGGAGATGACATATTTGTGTACCTGTTGAAGGATGGACTGCGTACAAGCGtgtgatggtgttgatgtgAATTTTAGTGTTTGCTCTGATGAAAGGTGCGGTGTGATGCGCGTAGCTAAAGTATGTGGTAAAATTAGTTCCAAACTTAAAACAACTCTCAAACAGTCCAAAAGTTGAGTTTATTTATTCAGTTGTCGATGAAGAAGTCCACAGCGTGTGAGCAATTGTTTCTGTGAGGTTGATGTGAGGTTGAACAAGGTACTAATTTAGGCATGTCCATTGTCACTCAATGCTTGGATATCTGCTTCGCGGGCCAGATTCAATGTTCCTGCTTTAACAACAGATCGTTCAATTCAACACGTTGATGGAGAAAAACTTTAAACTCAACTTAAACAGGCTGAGTAAtgttattatttattacaCACCAAAGAACTACTGAAAAGATAACTTATTCCTCAACTAGGAAGTCTATCTTGAACTTGTCATGATACTCGACCGCTTAATCCCCGGCTAATTAGTCGCGCTCTCACAAGGTCCGGCGCGCTTGAGCCTGTTCACATCTACCTTCCGCAACACTTCGAGGGTGCATAACTCAATATTCTCATCAGAATGCATCTCAATTTTTAAACCATCATCCTGATTTCTTTTATTGAGATTACTTATCTTGCTTAGAACTGGTCCGGCCGTCCCAAACCATCAGCAGACGGTATCTCATTTACAAACTACAGTCTGTGGTTTCACCTCACCAACATTAACGGAAAGCTGGCCATCACCAACACGAAAGCCTCATCATCGGGATATGATCAGTCTTTGAAAGGTTAGGCTGTTTCATCGCAAGTGTGCACAAAGGACAGGCGCATTTGAGTGCCCCGATACTAGGCAGCCTTCTGATACCGACCGCCTCTGCCTCCGCCTCTTTTCATCATGTCTGCTCCATCGCAAACACCGGGTGCCCCTGCGCCGGGCGCATATCAAGGCCCTGCAGCCACTCCTCCAGCTCCCACGCACACAGGTTCAACCACAACCGGACAAGCAGGCACTGGTACAACAGGGCCAATGTCAAACCAAAATCTCAATCAGATAGTAAGTCCTATGAATTTCTTATTCGTCACTTGGCTATGCAGTAATTGCGTGTTGGCCGGTCTGCCCACTGTCAGTCTCTATCACTGCCAAGCAGCTGCACAATGACATCTACCTCATGCCTGAGAAGGCAACCTGCCCAACAAGTAACAAAAAAAAGTTGGTGAACTGATCTACCAAAACTACATTGAATTGGCTCCTCGTGTAGCCTCGTGACAGTCACGATTGCTTGATACACACATCAAACATAAAGTTTTTGATGGAGTCATGCCCGTTCATTTTCGTTGCTCCCTCTTGCCAGCCATTCTTTTTAATCGTCACTTGTATTATATTTTCTGAACACGTGCCGAGCAACTATGGAATCTCTACCGAGCTTAAGACTGACTGGTGTTCGTGAACAGGTCACAGATTATCTACTCAAGCGAGGCTTCAATCGCACAGAAGAAGTATTTCGTCAAGAATCGAAGCATCTTGGCCCCGATGGCAAGCCCATCTACCAACTGGCCAACCTTGGGCCAAAGAAGTACCAAAAAGCTTTTGGCCTCCTTCGTGAATGGGTAGAGAATAACCTTGATATTTACAAGGTAAGTCAGGGTCTTCATTCGGCTTTTGCTTCGCTAATAACCCCAGTTTGAACTGTCCAAATTACTTTGGCCAGTCTTTGTCTACTCCTTTCTCGAACTCATCACGCATGCCTATACTGAAGATGCGAAAGCCTTTCTTAGGGATATTGGTCCCAACTTTCAGCCAGTTCATGCAGACGATCTTAAGACGCTTGGTACTATTACACTGGCACAACACATCAATGAGAATCCCATGACAAAGCTGTACCGGGAGAACAAATATCGAATTCCTCTGAACCAACACGCCAGTGGCGATCTTTTCAACTTCCTGGAACGCGAGTCTGACCAAGGTGGTTCTGTCATCCGACAGCTCTTGGCGACATATTGCCAGATTGACTCTACAGCTCGTGGGCCTATCACACCTTTCAGCTTCGAGGCTGTCTATAAACGTTCAAGAAATACGGAAGTCGAGAGCGTGGATACCAATGAAGGTATCCCAGGTGTCAACATCGGGTTGTCCAACCAGGACATTACGGATCCATCTACTACTTTAAAGCTTGGGCCCTTGCCCATGGACGCAGATCTTCGCGACGATGTGCGTGCAGAgcttgaggatgatgagcgAAGAAACCCACCTCCACCTGGGAAAGCATCACTAGTGGACGAATTTGACCAAAAGATAAAGCGAGAGGAGAGTGCCGATGCCCCTAGCAGAGCAGAGCTGCCTCTGCCGCCGTCCAGGCCAAGAGATATTATGCTCGAGATGCAAAAGCTCAGAGAGAACCGCGACAGATTTAGGATTGATGGTGCAACAGGAGGTGTGGGTGTACCCATCAGCGCATGCATGTTTACTTTCCACAACACACTTGGAAGGTAAGTAGTCCTGGTAAAATGGTGGATATCCCACACTAACGGATCGCAGTGTTGCCTCTATGGACTTTTCCAACGACGGGCAGCTGGTGGCAGCCGGCACGACTGAATCTTATATCCGAGTATGGTCACTAGATGGCAAAGCCCTTCCCACTATGAATCCACACGAGAAAGATGCCAAATTCAACAGCCGGAAACTCATCGGACACTCCGGCCCTGTTTACGATGTTTCATTCTCTGATGCCGCGTCAGGACCCCCACAGAAGCTCTTTGGTGACGAAGGCAAGTCAAACCCAGCTATGGACACACGGCCCAAGCTTCTACTATCCGCATCAGCGGATGGCCAGGTTCGTCTATGGTCGTTGGAATCTTGGAGCTGCCTTTGCCTTTACAAGTCTCATGACGGGCCTGTTTTCAGAACACTCTGGGGCCCTCACGGGCACTACTTTCTCAGTGGAGGGTATGACAAGGCTCTCCGTGTATGGATGCAAGATCATGCTTCTCCTCAACGGCTGTTGGTTGGCCATGACACTGCCATCTCGGCGTTAACATGGCACCCCAACGGTCTTTACGTGTTTTCTGCTTCGGATGAGACCGACAAGTCAATTCGTATGTGGTCTGTGGTGAGCGGCTCTTGCGTGCGTGTCTTTACAGGTCACAACGACTACATCAGCGCCATGGAATGCGCGCCAAATGGCAAGATCCTAGCAAGTGCCGATTGTGCAGGTAACATCTTCCTTTGGGACCTTGCTAAAGGAACACGCATCAAGCGGTCACGTGGCCACGGTAAAGGTGGCATCTGGTCGCTGAGCTTTAGTGTTGAATCCAATGTACTTGCGTCTGGTGGTCAAGATGGCACAGTTCGGTTATGGGATGTCGAATTGCCTGCCGATCCACAAAAAGCCAGCCAGCAGCAGGCTGGAAATGACGCGACAGCAACGGGGGCGGATGGCACGAATACTGGAGGCGCCGTTGGTGAGGGTTCCCGCGTTGCAGCTGCTACTTCAGGGCAAGGCGGGGGCAGTGGTACAACCGGAACacataagaaaaagaataaggAGGTCATGATTACCCCCGACCAAATCAGCGCGTTTCCAACAAAAAAGACGCCAGTGATGAAGGTCAAATTTACACGGATGAACTTGGTAATTGTGGGAGGCTGTTACGACCCCGAGCGTTAGGAGCGAGAGGTTACCGACCCAGTTGCGCTTGAGAAATTACGAAAGCGATCTTTTGCCGCTCAGTTTGGAATAGATCTTGAACTGAGGGCGATGACCCGCGAATAGCCCAAGGCGAAGACGGACAGAACAAATGGGGTGAATATTGAACAATCAAGCACGGAAAGCATGATCGTGATTTAATCAACGAGAAACAGACCGTGGCTGGGATGCATTGGGTGGGATGCAAGATAGATCTAGGTGAAGGCGTTGCATCCAGGCTTTTTGAAGAATTAGAATTACAGGTAGCTGATAATTCTTGGCTGACACTTGACGTTTTTGTAATAGTACTAGGCTACCGTAATAACAGAAATTGACTGATGATACCATAGTAGTGTGTACTCATTTGGTTATTGTGAGTTGATTGCGGGATTACAAGCAGTGTAAGTTGTGATGGAATGGCACAGCTTGTAGCCTGTACGATACGTACCTGCCGTACGGGGAAGAGTGGAACCGTCTCCGCTGACGTCCGGCTGCGTGGGTGCTTGCTCTCCAAGCTTCCAACCTTCACCTCCCAAGTCACTACAAACCCCAACTATATATCGCGACAGCAGAAGTTTAGCTTCAAGTTTCGTGATCGCAATAATTAGCTATGGACGTCGAAGAGTCGCCTTGGGCCGATTCATCACAGGCTTCGCAACAGGCGTCACAGCCTGAAGCCTCGGCCTCCGCTTCGCAATCTACCCCAGCTCCCGCTTCCTCATCCGCCCCTCGTCCGTCGAGAGGGCCCCGTCGCCTGGTCGCTCAACCCACACGTCTCGAAGCTGTCGATGATCCTCTTGGTCCCCTCGGCGCCGTCCCCGAAGACAATGGTCCCGCTCAGGATGCCCCTCCGGTGCCTCCGCAAAAGGAGCAGATGGTGATTCGTACCACCATGCCTCAaccgcagcagcagcaacgacGACCTGCGGACCCAAATCAtattgatgatgaggaaaaTGATGGCCCAAAGGCTCCTCGCGCACCTCCGCCTGTCGATGCTGCGCAGCCAAGCGCTGTAAGGAGCAGCAACCAGCCCAGTGTTAGCATTGAGCAGGCTGCCAAGCCTACATTTCAGATTTACGTTGGTGATCCTCACAAAGTTGGCGATTTGACTAGTTCTCATATCGTCTACTCTGTCAGGACCAAGGTACAAACCCAAATACCCAATTGCCTGAATCCAGACTGATCTAGAAACAGACCACTTCTAAGGGATACAAGCAACCCGAGTTCGAAGTCAAACGCCGATACCGTGATTTCCTATGGCTCTATAATACTCTCCACGGTAATAACCCTGGCATCGTCGTCCCACCACCCCCAGACAAGCAGGCTGTTGGTCGCTTTGACAGTAACTTTGTTGAAAGCCGCCGAGCCGCTCTCGAGAAAATGCTCAACAAGACCGCGATACACCCCACGCTACAGCACGACCCCGACTTGAAGCTTTTCTTGGAAAGTGAGACCTTTAATGTGGATATTAAGCACAAGGAAAGAAGGGAGCCTATTCCCACTGAGAGCAAAGGTGTACTAGGCTCGTTGGGTATCAATGTTGGAGGCGGCAACAAGTTTGTGGAGCAAGATGACTGGTTCCACGACCGTAAAGTTTATCTTGACGCCCTGGAAAACCAGCTCAAGGGTTTACTCAAAGCAATGGAGACTATGGTTGGACAGCGCAAGATGATGGCCGAGGCAGCCGGTGACTTTTCGGCTTCCCTTCATGCGCTTTCTACTGTGGAGCTATCTCCATCACTATCGGGTCCTCTTGATGCTCTATCTGAACTCCAGCTTACCATTCGAGATGTCTACGATCGTCAGGCCCAGCAGGATGTTTTGACATTTGGAATTATTCTTGAGGAGTACATTCGTCTCATTGGTTCAGTCAAAATGGCATTCAGCCAGCGACAAAAGGCTTTCTATTCATGGCACACTGCTGAATCAGAActgcaaaagaagaaggctactcAGGATAAGCTGCTGAGGCAAGGAAAGAGTCAGCAAGACCGACTCAACCAAATGAGTGCCGAAGTGGGCGAGTCAGAGCGCAAAGTACACCAAGCCAGGCTCCTATTTGAGGATATGGGACGACTGATGAGGAGCGAACTCGACCGAttcgagaaggagaaggtgGAAGATTTCAAGAGCGGAGTTGAGACATTCCTCGAGAGTGCAGTTGAAGCACAAAAGGAGGTAAGTTTAACAACAACTCGCAGATGAGAACAGTGCTGACAGTCGTAGCTTATCGAGAAGTGGGAAACCTTTTTGATGCAACTTGACGCTGAAGACGACGAGTCAGTGTTTTATAGACCACCAGTAtaccagcagcaacagcaaaaagGGGGTGACACTGCTGTCGACCGTGCTCGAGCAAGGATAGACGAAGACTCGGATTAGGTTCACGTGAGCCCTCTGTTCCTAGCGCCTTGCCACAATTCTGTCTCTTGGGAATGAAGTTGGAGAGAAGATGGAAGGGTCATATTCACACCCATGGGGTCGTTTGACTATTGACCAATTCGAGAATCGTGGGCACGTGTTTTTATATCTTACAAGCCTCGGGGGCTGTCAACTGTTGTACATATCAAACCACCCCCATCCACCTCATGCTTTCATTCTCGGGCCTTGCCAGTAGTAATTTATACAAGACACATTTATACCCTTTGAAAAATCTGGGTAGAGAATATTGTTGTGGTCGTTGTTCCCCCTCCGTCAAATCCCAATATCATTTCGTTtactttctcttcttggcctGCTTCTTAGGACCTGAGTCTCTCATAGTGTTGGCACCTTGTGCTGGCGCATATCCAGTTATAAGATCCGCATAACTTCCGTCCGCATCCTCAGCAGCTTCAGCATTCTCTCCACCCTCTTCGGCACTAGAAGCATCGTAGGCACGGCCGTAACGCTCTCGGAAAGCGGCCAATCTACCAGCCTCATCGAGCTCGACGTTCTTGAGTGACTTTTCGGATGGCTGCCACAGCAGTGTGTTGCGTGTGTCCTTGGCAGCACGGTAGATGGGCAGTGGTGAAGTAGTTCGCATGGTGTATGCGGAGCCGTCGGACAGCGTGACCAGCTGGGTAAATGTGTAGGGTCGACGAGGTCGGGGAATGAAGGTCGCATGACGGACTTGGCCGAGGGAGAAGCGGCTCGGTGAatatgatgatgttgaagtgAGCGTTGTTCGGATAGGCGACAGGGTCGCTGGTGAGACGGAGAATTTGGCCATTTTGATATGAAACGCTGCTGAGAGCGAGGCCGGAGGACACGAATTGGCCCTGGTTACGGGGTATAGAACGATTGACTGCCGTTTGGCTGGTGATAAAGCTTTAGATCGACTTGAAGTTGATCGGTAAAATTTAGGATGCGAGGTCCGAAGGCGGGTACCACCAAGCAGGGGTTCGTaagcttatcgataagaaaATGGCAATTGTTGCTCGTCATTTCTAGACTGGCGTCGGAGTCCGAAACTTGCGAAACGAGTGAAATAAAACGTGCCTATCTTCTTTTGATCGCAGAGAGGATCCAGAGCGATCACCACGGTTCTTTCAGGTGCGTTGTCGATAATGCGCTGTGTTGGGCAATGAAGAGCTCTCTAGCCCTGCGCAATGGCGCTACGACAGCACTTGTCATGACGAGAGGCAGGACAAGAGGGTTAAGCTCTCTACGGAATTTTGAATGTTTGAGGAGGTCTTTAGTGGGACGTGAAGACTATAAGATACCTTTTGGCTCAATATCGAGGTCTTGTTCGTACCAATGGTCCCTTCAGAGTGAGCTCCCATCGTCCTTGTTGATACTCTACCTAGCTAATGTGTACTATAGATAGAAGAAATCACACTTCTACAGCCTCAAAACCATGGCATACATCACCAGCCACTCCTCCGACCGTCCATCCGATCAAACAAGTCCCTCTCCCCGAACAGCTCCGCTCTATAATGCGTCTCCTCCCCCACAGTGTGGTGGTATGCACATCCAACCAACCCGGCGATGGCCCACGGGCTATGACAATGTCATCGTTTACCTCTCTTACACTTACACCGACACCTCTTGTTAACTTCAATATCGCCATACCGAGCAGAACGTTTGATGCGATAAAAGCAAGTGGGGAGTTTAATGTGCACGTTCTCTCTGGGGATGAGCGGGGCGCAAGTGTAGCGAGTCACTTCACAAAGGGTAATGTTGGTGGACATGCATTCCAAGGTCTTGATTATACTCAAAACGGTGATGAGGCACCTATTCTAAAAGAGGAGGGCGTTATGTTTGCACTACGGTGTAGGGTGCTAAAGGATGCACCTGAAGAGGGTCTCATGAGAGTAAGGGATCACGTCATTGTGGTGGGAGAGGTGATGGAAATGGTGAGAgttgaaaaagaagaggatgaggatttTGGACTTGTGTATGCGGATAGAAAATATAGACAGGTTGGAGGAGTGTTGGAGATGTAAATGATATATCAAAAGCTGGCATGGAGTGTATGGTAT includes:
- a CDS encoding hypothetical protein (BUSCO:53260at5125), whose amino-acid sequence is MSSPSDVDMGGAGTARANEPFTVEENIRQLNAVDQQIVQLMKHTATALNALTIPHTPESNQTHDPAYEPPKPSLDPPAQKDAFRSATDSFLTALHAVDVKMKRQIFALEEASIVNLAPPQRHENNGPIMASQKPNGVGAVGNIGAGWLNSRGTRVERDMEAELWDKAKGFLKKNEPAQ
- a CDS encoding hypothetical protein (BUSCO:8525at5125); the protein is MSAPSQTPGAPAPGAYQGPAATPPAPTHTGSTTTGQAGTGTTGPMSNQNLNQIVTDYLLKRGFNRTEEVFRQESKHLGPDGKPIYQLANLGPKKYQKAFGLLREWVENNLDIYKFELSKLLWPVFVYSFLELITHAYTEDAKAFLRDIGPNFQPVHADDLKTLGTITLAQHINENPMTKLYRENKYRIPLNQHASGDLFNFLERESDQGGSVIRQLLATYCQIDSTARGPITPFSFEAVYKRSRNTEVESVDTNEGIPGVNIGLSNQDITDPSTTLKLGPLPMDADLRDDVRAELEDDERRNPPPPGKASLVDEFDQKIKREESADAPSRAELPLPPSRPRDIMLEMQKLRENRDRFRIDGATGGVGVPISACMFTFHNTLGSVASMDFSNDGQLVAAGTTESYIRVWSLDGKALPTMNPHEKDAKFNSRKLIGHSGPVYDVSFSDAASGPPQKLFGDEGKSNPAMDTRPKLLLSASADGQVRLWSLESWSCLCLYKSHDGPVFRTLWGPHGHYFLSGGYDKALRVWMQDHASPQRLLVGHDTAISALTWHPNGLYVFSASDETDKSIRMWSVVSGSCVRVFTGHNDYISAMECAPNGKILASADCAGNIFLWDLAKGTRIKRSRGHGKGGIWSLSFSVESNVLASGGQDGTVRLWDVELPADPQKASQQQAGNDATATGADGTNTGGAVGEGSRVAAATSGQGGGSGTTGTHKKKNKEVMITPDQISAFPTKKTPVMKVKFTRMNLVIVGGCYDPER
- a CDS encoding hypothetical protein (BUSCO:24252at5125), whose product is MDVEESPWADSSQASQQASQPEASASASQSTPAPASSSAPRPSRGPRRLVAQPTRLEAVDDPLGPLGAVPEDNGPAQDAPPVPPQKEQMVIRTTMPQPQQQQRRPADPNHIDDEENDGPKAPRAPPPVDAAQPSAVRSSNQPSVSIEQAAKPTFQIYVGDPHKVGDLTSSHIVYSVRTKTTSKGYKQPEFEVKRRYRDFLWLYNTLHGNNPGIVVPPPPDKQAVGRFDSNFVESRRAALEKMLNKTAIHPTLQHDPDLKLFLESETFNVDIKHKERREPIPTESKGVLGSLGINVGGGNKFVEQDDWFHDRKVYLDALENQLKGLLKAMETMVGQRKMMAEAAGDFSASLHALSTVELSPSLSGPLDALSELQLTIRDVYDRQAQQDVLTFGIILEEYIRLIGSVKMAFSQRQKAFYSWHTAESELQKKKATQDKLLRQGKSQQDRLNQMSAEVGESERKVHQARLLFEDMGRLMRSELDRFEKEKVEDFKSGVETFLESAVEAQKELIEKWETFLMQLDAEDDESVFYRPPVYQQQQQKGGDTAVDRARARIDEDSD
- a CDS encoding hypothetical protein (BUSCO:55175at5125), with the protein product MAKFSVSPATLSPIRTTLTSTSSYSPSRFSLGQVRHATFIPRPRRPYTFTQLVTLSDGSAYTMRTTSPLPIYRAAKDTRNTLLWQPSEKSLKNVELDEAGRLAAFRERYGRAYDASSAEEGGENAEAAEDADGSYADLITGYAPAQGANTMRDSGPKKQAKKRK